The following is a genomic window from Candidatus Eisenbacteria bacterium.
AGATGGATCGCGGGCAATACCGCGCGAACGGACCCGACCGCTGCTACCACTGCAAGACCGAGCTTTTCGAGAAGCTCGAGCGCCTCGCACTCGAGGAAGGTTGGGACACGCTCGCCTACGGTGCCGTTACCGATGACCTGGGTGACGTGCGGCCGGGGATGGTCGCGGCGGAGCGTCACCGGGTTCGCGCCCCGCTTCTCGAGGCGGGGCTCTCGAAGCTGGAGGTCCGCGTGCTCGCGCGCAGGCTCGGGCTCAAAGTCTGGGACAAACCTCAATCGGCGTGCCTGGCCTCGCGGATTCCGCACGGATCCGAGGTTACCCTGGAGAAGCTGAGGCAGGTCGAGCTGGGGGAAGCGGCCCTCAGGGAGCGGTTCGGGCTCAGGGTCGTTCGCCTGCGTCACGAAGGGCGGAAAGCCCGAATCGAGGTCGATCCCGCCGATGTCGATCGGATTGTCGTTCCCGCGCAAAAAGAGGCTATCCTCACGCTTGTGAAGGGATTAGGATTCTCCGAGTTGGAGATCGACCCGCGGGGGTATCGGCGGGCCGACCCGCTCCCGACCCGCGATCAGGAGGACTGAGCCGATGCCGACCCCTGCCGAGTTGCGCCGGCAGCGCCGGGGGCCCGGGCCACGCCCGAGCGAACCCCCGAACGTGGAGCTTCCCTTCGGGAGGAAGAATTACATTCTTTTCGGCATCGCCGCCCTGGTCATCCTGGCCGGATACATCGCGCTTTCGAAGGGCTCCATAACCCTCGCGCCCATACTGCTTTTGACAGGCTACCTTGTCCTCATCCCGTGGGGCATCCTGGCCAAGTGACGGGGGGCGAATAGCTCAGCTGGTAGAGCACTTGCCTTACACGCAAGGGGTCACAGGTTCGAGCCCTGTTTCGCCCACCAAAAATCAGTCCCCGACGGCTGTTAGCGCCTTTCTTGTGCTTGACTTTCCTCTAGGTGCGTGGTAGAATCTATCGTGTTCAGGCAATACCACGGTGCGGTAGCGCCCAATCAATAAGAGCCCTCGAATACAAACAAGCCTTTGGGACTCTTATAAATAGTTTTGGCCAAACCATCATAAAAGATTGCTCGAAAGGAGGTGTTTCTTACCACCACGGCAATACGCCTACCACCTTCGTGTACGCAGCAGCCCTCTGCATCCCTGTGCTAGTACGCAGCAGTTGAGACCGTAGGAGGTGTGATGATGTTGAAAGTGGCCAAGCTGGGC
Proteins encoded in this region:
- the larE gene encoding ATP-dependent sacrificial sulfur transferase LarE; the encoded protein is MSGVPATFFTKPGAQSSAGPDLPAKQARLEEILNGLGRVLIAYSGGVDSSVLLAEAHRVLGERAWGVIAQSPSLPERELEAALSLAREGGFKVRVIRTEEMDRGQYRANGPDRCYHCKTELFEKLERLALEEGWDTLAYGAVTDDLGDVRPGMVAAERHRVRAPLLEAGLSKLEVRVLARRLGLKVWDKPQSACLASRIPHGSEVTLEKLRQVELGEAALRERFGLRVVRLRHEGRKARIEVDPADVDRIVVPAQKEAILTLVKGLGFSELEIDPRGYRRADPLPTRDQED
- a CDS encoding DUF3098 domain-containing protein, whose amino-acid sequence is MPTPAELRRQRRGPGPRPSEPPNVELPFGRKNYILFGIAALVILAGYIALSKGSITLAPILLLTGYLVLIPWGILAK